The Vicia villosa cultivar HV-30 ecotype Madison, WI linkage group LG1, Vvil1.0, whole genome shotgun sequence genome includes a region encoding these proteins:
- the LOC131613196 gene encoding F-box/kelch-repeat protein At3g23880-like, giving the protein MYRHQHENDTVLPVFTQPLSPNGGESCSHLPEELIIEILLRLPVKSLLQLKCICKLWKTLISNPQFVKQHLLISNAKPSLTHQRLFFSFMTDPRQLLSYPLKPLFQNLLPPVSSSGTMKYWIIGSCNGLLCLYGQSRHCFKLHNPSIMFKSKKSPSAASLDWISNQYGFGYDQVNDKYKVLLVVRNMNDPTQTLTKVYTFGDDSWKTIQNFHLTPIRPSGQFVSGTLNWIVKKRGAGSNQSMILSFDLEKETYKEILVPQDDADKVYGDTLYVLNNCLGVCYETNQTHWVAWLMKEYGVFDSWTKFITIPLDKFNKPLCFLIPLFISENCVVLLVNKYNSHFILFNLNSGELDYSWDYFIKSVFNFRRNLHICSESLVSL; this is encoded by the coding sequence ATGTATCGCCACCAACATGAAAACGATACCGTTCTTCCCGTTTTCACTCAACCTCTTTCTCCCAACGGCGGTGAATCATGTTCCCATCTTCCGGAAGAACTCATCATCGAGATCCTCCTCAGACTTCCGGTAAAATCCCTCCTTCAATTGAAATGCATTTGTAAATTatggaaaaccctaatttcaaatcCCCAATTTGTAAAGCAACATCTACTAATCTCAAACGCCAAACCAAGCTTAACCCACCAACGACTGTTCTTTTCTTTCATGACTGATCCCCGCCAACTCTTATCTTACCCTTTGAAGCCATTGTTCCAAAACCTATTACCTCCTGTTAGCTCCAGCGGGACGATGAAATATTGGATTATAGGTTCATGCAATGGTTTGTTGTGTTTGTATGGTCAATCTCGACATTGTTTCAAACTGCACAACCCTTCTATCATGTTCAAATCCAAAAAGTCGCCAAGTGCTGCTTCACTTGATTGGATTTCTAACCAATATGGCTTTGGTTATGATCAAGTTAATGACAAGTACAAAGTACTACTTGTTGTGCGAAATATGAATGATCCAACTCAAACTTTAACCAAAGTTTATACCTTTGGTGATGATTCATGGAAAACCATTCAGAATTTCCACCTTACACCCATTAGGCCGTCAGGGCAATTTGTGAGTGGCACTCTTAATTGGATTGTTAAAAAAAGAGGTGCAGGTTCTAATCAAAGTATGATACTTTCCTTTGATCTCGAGAAGGAGACTTACAAGGAAATATTGGTGCCTCAAGATGATGCTGACAAAGTATATGGAGATACTCTAtatgttttgaataattgcctTGGTGTGTGTTATGAGACTAACCAAACTCATTGGGTTGCGTGGTTGATGAAAGAGTatggagtttttgattcatggactAAATTCATAACCATCCCTCTTGACAAGTTTAACAAACCACTATGTTTTCTTATTCCTCTGTTCATATCAGAAAATTGTGTTGTTCTTCTAGTGAACAAATATAATTCCCACTTTATCCTATTTAACTTAAATAGTGGTGAGTTGGACTATTCATGGGATTATTTTATAAAAAGTGTCTTCAATTTTCGACGCAATCTGCATATCTGTAGTGAGAGTCTTGTATCCCTATGA